A stretch of Flavobacterium sp. N2270 DNA encodes these proteins:
- a CDS encoding ComF family protein, which produces MKLIFPSLCFGCNELLLLNEEIICSSCRHDLPLTNHHLNQNNDTTKKFYGIINIEFGASMLYFHKKGTVQKLIHNLKYKGREEIGELLGEWYGKEIKNHELIKSIDFIIPVPLHSKRLKERGYNQVDRFCNALSKETDIPYKKELLIRTKYNKTQTKKSKNERQENVQNIFDVVFNENDYGKHFLLVDDVITSGATLELCAKALLKIPNSKVSIVTIAYTQS; this is translated from the coding sequence TTGAAATTAATTTTTCCTTCGCTTTGTTTTGGATGCAATGAACTTTTATTGTTAAATGAAGAAATTATTTGTTCTTCATGTAGACATGATTTACCATTGACCAATCATCATTTAAATCAAAACAATGATACAACAAAAAAATTCTACGGCATAATAAATATTGAATTTGGTGCTTCCATGCTTTATTTTCATAAAAAAGGAACCGTTCAAAAATTAATTCATAATTTAAAATACAAAGGTAGAGAAGAAATAGGTGAATTACTAGGTGAATGGTATGGAAAAGAAATTAAGAACCATGAATTAATTAAGTCAATTGATTTTATTATACCTGTTCCACTACATTCTAAAAGATTAAAAGAAAGGGGATACAACCAAGTTGATCGTTTTTGTAATGCATTATCTAAAGAAACAGATATTCCTTATAAAAAGGAACTATTAATTAGAACAAAATACAACAAAACTCAAACCAAAAAATCTAAGAACGAACGTCAAGAAAATGTTCAAAATATATTTGACGTTGTCTTTAATGAAAACGACTATGGGAAACACTTTTTACTTGTTGATGATGTAATAACATCTGGCGCTACATTAGAACTTTGTGCTAAAGCACTTTTAAAAATTCCAAATTCAAAAGTAAGTATTGTCACTATTGCTTATACACAATCATAA